From a region of the Rhipicephalus microplus isolate Deutch F79 chromosome X, USDA_Rmic, whole genome shotgun sequence genome:
- the LOC119187860 gene encoding uncharacterized protein LOC119187860, which yields MWGPMGKMFVRSLLLCLRAPKVPWKHCQRCCAGYVGAVAEGHHQKLRRLFFWGANCDQVHCRRTTWIVCVKRMSTATDFKSCPQTVCVSAWPESNDKIRVPVTELQGRMLLSFLCKLCSTRATKLISKVSYEKGVVVIKCHGCSKHHLIADNLGWFPEPDGKRNIEEILASKGEAVRKALLKDEILEVMDP from the exons ATGTGGGGACCAATGGGCAAGATGTTTGTGCGAAGTCTGCTTCTCTGCCTGCGAGCTCCCAAAGTGCCTTGGAAGCATTGTCAACGTTGCTGTGCGGGGTACGTGGGTGCCGTCGCAGAGGGCCATCATCAGAAATTGCGAAGATTGTTCTTCTGGGGTGCCAACTGCGATCAAGTTCATTGCCGCAGGACCACTTGGATTGTATGTGTGAAGAGGATGTCGACGGCTACCGATTTTAAATCTTGCCCTCAAACTGTATGTGTGTCTGCATGGCCCGAAAGTAATGACAAGATCCGGGTGCCTGTCACTGAACTCCAAGGCCGTATGCTGCTTTCGTTCCTTTGTAAACTTTGCTCAACACGAGCCACGAAGCTGATTTCGAAGGTCTCCTATGAGAAGGGCGTTGTCGTCATCAAGTGCCACGGTTGCAGCAAGCACCACCTCATTGCAGATAACCTGGGCTGGTTTCCCGAACCCGACGGCAAAAG GAACATAGAAGAAATCTTGGCATCGAAGGGCGAAGCTGTCCGTAAAGCACTTTTGAAAGATGAGATCCTTGAAGTCATGGATCCGTGA